A genomic window from Gossypium hirsutum isolate 1008001.06 chromosome D12, Gossypium_hirsutum_v2.1, whole genome shotgun sequence includes:
- the LOC107945197 gene encoding elongation factor 1-gamma, with the protein MALVLHAGKTNKNAFKALIAAEYSGVQVKMVENFEMGVSNKTPEFIKMNPLGKVPVLETPEGPVFESNAIAHYVARSKVNNPICGSTLIDYGHIEQWIDFAAMEIDANIAKWLYPRLGYGVYLPPAEEAAIAALKRALGALNTHLASNTFLVGHFVTLADIIMTCNLYLGFSQIMTKSFTSEFPHVERYFWTLVNQPKIKKILGEVKQAVSLPPVPSKKPAAQPKETKPKAEPKKEAKKEVEKLAAKAEAAEEEAPKPKPKNPLDLLPPSKMVLDDWKRLYSNTKTNFREVAIKGFWDMYDPEGYSLWFCDYKYNEENTVSFVTMNKVGGFLQRMDLARKYAFGKMLVIGANPPFKVKGLWLFRGQEIPQFVIDECYDMELYEWKKVDLSDAAQKERVNQMIEDCEPFEGEPLLDAKCFK; encoded by the exons ATGGCTCTG GTCTTGCATGctggaaaaacaaacaaaaatgccTTTAAGGCACTCATTGCTGCAGAATATAGTGGTGTGCAGGTCAAAATGGTTGAGAATTTTGAGATGGGTGTGTCAAATAAGACTCCTGAGTTCATCAAGATGAACCCTTTGGGGAAG GTTCCTGTGTTGGAAACACCTGAGGGTCCTGTATTTGAGAGCAATGCCATTGCTCATTATG TTGCTCGCTCAAAGGTTAACAACCCTATATGTGGTTCTACATTGATTGATTAT GGTCATATCGAGCAATGGATTGATTTCGCAGCCATGGAAATTGATGCTAATATTGCAAAATGGTTGTATCCAAGACTTGGTTACGGTGTTTACCTTCCTCCA GCTGAGGAAGCTGCTATTGCTGCATTGAAGAGAGCCCTTGGCGCTTTGAACACTCATCTTGCTTCCAACACATTTCTTGTTGGACATTTTGTCACCCTTGCTGACATTATCATGACATGTAACCTCTACTTGGGTTTCTCCCAGATCATGACTAAGAGTTTTACCTCGGAGTTCCCTCATGTTGAGAGGTACTTTTGGACCTTGGTTAATCAACCAAAAATCAAGAAGATTCTTGGTGAAGTGAAGCAGGCAGTCTCTCTACCACCTGTTCCTTCAAAGAAGCCTGCTGCCCAGCCAAAAGAAACTAAACCAAAGGCTGAACCAAAGAAAGAAGCCAAAAAGGAGGTTGAGAAACTGGCAGCAAAGGCAGAGGCAGCTGAGGAGGAGGCACCAAAGCCCAAACCAAAGAATCCTCTTGATTTGCTGCCTCCAAGTAAGATGGTACTGGATGACTGGAAGAGGCTTTACTCTAACACAAAGACCAATTTCCGAGAGGTTGCAATTAAAG GATTCTGGGACATGTATGATCCCGAGGGATACTCACTGTGGTTTTGTGACTACAAGTACAATGAGGAGAATACAGTTTCATTTGTCACAATGAACAAGGTTGGAGGATTCCTGCAGAGAATGGATTTGGCCCGCAAGTATGCATTTGGGAAGATGTTGGTGATCGGTGCTAACCCTCCATTCAAGGTGAAAGGACTATGGCTTTTCCGTGGGCAAGAGATTCCTCAATTTGTGATTGACGAGTGCTATGACATGGAACTCTACGAGTGGAAGAAGGTTGACCTGTCAGATGCAGCCCAGAAGGAACGGGTGAATCAGATGATTGAAGACTGCGAGCCATTTGAGGGAGAGCCTCTCTTGGATGCCAAGTGCTTTAAGTGA